The following proteins are co-located in the Wenzhouxiangella marina genome:
- a CDS encoding NRAMP family divalent metal transporter has product MSASEPRHPLLAAIGPGLLMAGAAVGVSHLVQSTRAGADYGFTLLPLVLLACLLKYPFLEFGPRYAAATGESMIAGYQRMGRWAIGLFSLITLSTAVIIQAGVTIVTAGLTGLLFGLDWSITSLSASVLGACILLLAVGHYRGLDLIMKLIMLVLSLSTLAAVILALGSAPGSMELDLAGNLDRLWSAAGIAFVLALLGWMPIPLDVAAWHSLWTLERARQTGHHPNVREAVFDFRLGFIGATVLAALFLILGAVIMHGGDQTIPASAVAFSAVLVELYTNSLGEWARPLIAVAAWTTMFSTTLAVTDAYPRALRALIEVSGAADDTDDTANLHQARYISALILLSIGGLSVIHFFGQHFTRLIDFATTVSFLAAPILAWLSLRLITGPLVPEAHRPGPGLRLLAWAGFWFLVAFCLIWAWWRLS; this is encoded by the coding sequence ATGAGCGCCTCCGAACCACGCCACCCGCTGCTGGCCGCGATCGGCCCGGGACTGTTGATGGCCGGCGCCGCCGTGGGCGTCTCCCACCTCGTCCAGTCGACCCGCGCCGGCGCCGACTACGGTTTCACCCTGCTGCCCCTGGTGCTGCTCGCCTGCCTGCTCAAGTACCCCTTTCTGGAGTTCGGCCCGCGCTACGCGGCGGCCACCGGGGAAAGCATGATCGCGGGTTACCAGCGCATGGGCCGCTGGGCGATCGGCCTGTTCAGCCTGATCACCCTGTCCACCGCCGTCATCATCCAGGCCGGCGTCACCATCGTCACGGCGGGCCTGACCGGCCTGCTGTTCGGCCTGGACTGGTCGATCACCTCCCTGTCGGCGTCGGTGCTGGGCGCCTGCATCCTGTTGCTCGCCGTCGGCCACTACCGCGGCCTCGACCTGATCATGAAACTGATCATGCTGGTGCTCTCGCTGTCCACCCTCGCCGCGGTCATCCTCGCGCTGGGCTCGGCACCCGGAAGCATGGAGCTGGACCTGGCCGGCAACCTCGATCGACTCTGGAGCGCGGCGGGCATCGCCTTCGTGCTGGCCCTGCTGGGCTGGATGCCGATCCCTCTCGATGTCGCCGCCTGGCACTCGCTCTGGACCCTGGAGCGGGCGCGACAGACCGGCCATCACCCGAACGTGCGCGAGGCGGTGTTCGACTTCCGGCTGGGCTTCATCGGCGCGACCGTGCTGGCGGCGCTGTTCCTGATCCTGGGCGCGGTGATCATGCATGGTGGCGATCAAACGATCCCCGCCTCGGCCGTCGCCTTTTCCGCGGTGCTCGTCGAGCTCTACACCAACAGCCTCGGCGAATGGGCTCGACCCCTGATCGCCGTGGCGGCCTGGACGACGATGTTCTCGACCACGCTGGCCGTCACCGACGCCTATCCTCGCGCCCTGCGCGCACTGATCGAGGTCAGCGGCGCGGCCGACGACACCGATGACACCGCCAACCTGCACCAGGCCCGCTACATCAGCGCCCTGATCCTGCTCTCGATCGGCGGCTTGAGCGTGATCCACTTCTTCGGCCAGCACTTCACCCGCCTGATCGACTTCGCGACGACCGTGTCCTTCCTCGCCGCGCCGATCCTGGCCTGGCTCAGCCTGCGCCTGATCACCGGCCCGCTGGTGCCGGAAGCACATCGACCGGGACCCGGCCTGCGCCTGCTGGCCTGGGCTGGCTTCTGGTTTCTCGTCGCGTTCTGCCTGATCTGGGCGTGGTGGCGGCTGAGCTGA
- a CDS encoding tetratricopeptide repeat protein — translation MTGFLRGAAALLFVFSTLVQAQLVQPELPDLGELPEPVREAVEQARENVRLTEQANAPAPLLAQAWGQYGEALQAHGLTAPARQAYLNAHELAPGFLDWPYLLGTLDISDGRLEPALDWFGLVLASDGTDVPALIRRGQTYLELDRPEPAIRDFERVLQLNPESAAGLAGLGRAALAQGRFAEAVDYLQQALGRAPSASALYQPLGMALRGQGDTERARAALAQAGEITPAFPDPLIERVRSRSRSPQFYLELALGQAEAGNLAGAQSLLASALSLAPDDPLIIENYGDVSARLGALVEARDAFAALVELQPRNASARFRLAQVDELMGRLDEAEQGYRRVLAIDEGFDEAREAMAFVELARRRFDAAAAAFERMADAASGPDAQRLRYWQAMARLGAGDCAEGAALLERLRQLEDGFDPEVLGALARVRASCLGAGEAQLSEAFNWAEVIYQDAPGMETAATLAMVYAAMGLFDDAVDLQAQALFEALKLGILDARPDLQEDMARYREGQRATRPFAPAHPVYGADAGQG, via the coding sequence ATGACTGGTTTTTTGAGAGGGGCCGCGGCGCTCCTGTTCGTGTTTTCGACCCTGGTTCAGGCCCAGCTCGTGCAGCCCGAGCTGCCCGATCTCGGTGAACTGCCCGAGCCCGTCCGCGAGGCCGTCGAGCAGGCCCGCGAGAATGTTCGTCTCACTGAACAGGCCAATGCCCCGGCGCCCCTCCTGGCGCAGGCCTGGGGCCAGTACGGGGAGGCCCTGCAAGCCCATGGTCTGACCGCGCCCGCTCGCCAGGCCTACCTGAACGCGCACGAGCTGGCGCCGGGCTTTCTCGACTGGCCCTATCTTCTGGGCACCCTTGATATCAGCGATGGCCGCCTGGAGCCCGCCCTGGACTGGTTCGGTCTGGTACTGGCCTCCGATGGCACGGATGTCCCGGCCCTGATCCGTCGGGGCCAGACCTATCTGGAACTCGATCGGCCCGAGCCGGCGATCCGGGACTTCGAGCGCGTGCTTCAGCTGAACCCGGAGTCGGCCGCGGGCCTTGCGGGCCTGGGTCGCGCCGCGCTCGCTCAGGGTCGTTTTGCGGAGGCCGTGGACTACCTGCAGCAGGCCCTGGGTCGGGCCCCGTCCGCCAGCGCCCTGTACCAGCCCCTCGGGATGGCGCTGCGAGGCCAGGGTGACACGGAGCGCGCGCGCGCCGCGCTCGCCCAGGCCGGTGAAATTACACCCGCGTTTCCGGACCCGCTGATCGAGCGCGTGCGCTCGCGTTCGCGCAGCCCGCAGTTCTATCTGGAGCTGGCGCTCGGCCAGGCCGAGGCCGGAAACCTGGCAGGTGCCCAGTCCCTGCTGGCCAGCGCATTGTCCCTGGCGCCCGATGATCCGCTGATCATCGAGAACTACGGTGACGTCAGCGCACGACTGGGCGCGCTGGTCGAGGCGCGTGACGCGTTCGCGGCCCTGGTCGAGCTCCAGCCCCGGAATGCGAGCGCTCGCTTCCGTCTGGCTCAGGTCGACGAACTGATGGGCCGTCTGGACGAGGCGGAGCAGGGCTACCGTCGGGTGCTCGCGATCGACGAGGGCTTCGATGAGGCCCGCGAAGCCATGGCCTTCGTCGAACTGGCGCGCCGGCGCTTCGATGCGGCCGCAGCAGCCTTCGAGCGGATGGCCGATGCGGCGTCCGGTCCGGACGCCCAACGTCTGCGCTACTGGCAGGCCATGGCGAGGCTGGGCGCGGGAGACTGCGCCGAGGGCGCGGCCCTGCTCGAGCGGCTTCGCCAGCTCGAAGACGGCTTCGATCCGGAGGTGCTGGGCGCCCTGGCCCGCGTGCGAGCGAGCTGTCTGGGTGCCGGCGAGGCGCAGCTGAGTGAAGCCTTCAACTGGGCCGAAGTGATCTATCAGGATGCGCCCGGCATGGAGACGGCCGCCACCCTGGCGATGGTCTATGCCGCCATGGGCCTGTTCGATGATGCCGTCGATCTGCAGGCCCAGGCCCTGTTCGAGGCGCTCAAGCTGGGGATCCTGGATGCCCGGCCCGATCTCCAGGAAGACATGGCACGCTACCGGGAAGGGCAGCGCGCGACGAGACCCTTCGCGCCGGCGCACCCGGTCTACGGTGCGGATGCGGGGCAGGGCTGA
- a CDS encoding CRTAC1 family protein, producing MNRFSSTLPWGLWVGAACLLAGSAQALQWQDVTAASGVDFRYSNGMQGQFHFPEIMGGGAAVLDYDRDGRMDLYLVQGGRLLPGGDGEPIGDRLFRNVSEPGPDGQLQLRFEDVTEAAGIRALGYGMGVAVGDLSGNGYPDLYVLNYGANQLWRNNGDGSFTDITEQAGVAGAEWSVSGSVVDLDGDGRNELMVINYVDFTLDNHRVCRSAMTSQQDYCSPSAYDGVPDRLYRNLGDGRFEDVSEASGIAGQARHGLGVIAADFNDDGRVDLYVANDGVPNALWLNQGGLRFEDDAFLAGVAVNAGGQSEAGMGVDAADFDDSGAEDLFLTHMRMETNTLYRNDGQGWFTDLTNRLGLGVPSLGYTGFGTAFLDADLDGWLDLVVANGAVVIEDALAEAGDPFPYHQGNQAFRNRGGNGFEEVTAESGSALNRSEVSRGLAVGDLDNDGGLDLVIANINAPARILRNLKDSGHHWLGLEPVNDSGARLLPEVWLLDDEGARHRHRRARRDGSYASARDPRLVIGLGERASAVTIEMVWPDGQAERFEGLAPDRYHRLVRGQGQTVDSQTPEE from the coding sequence ATGAACAGGTTTTCCTCAACGCTGCCCTGGGGTCTGTGGGTCGGTGCCGCCTGCCTGCTGGCCGGCTCGGCGCAGGCGCTTCAATGGCAGGATGTCACGGCCGCTAGCGGCGTCGATTTCCGCTATTCCAACGGCATGCAGGGCCAGTTCCACTTTCCGGAGATCATGGGCGGTGGCGCGGCCGTTCTGGACTACGACCGCGACGGGCGAATGGATCTCTATCTGGTCCAGGGCGGGCGGTTGCTGCCGGGCGGTGATGGCGAGCCGATCGGCGACCGCCTGTTCCGGAACGTGTCCGAGCCCGGTCCCGACGGCCAGCTGCAACTTCGCTTCGAGGACGTCACCGAAGCCGCTGGAATCCGGGCGCTGGGCTATGGCATGGGCGTGGCGGTCGGTGATCTGAGCGGCAACGGCTACCCGGATCTCTACGTGCTCAACTATGGCGCCAACCAGCTCTGGCGCAACAACGGTGACGGCAGCTTTACGGACATCACCGAACAGGCCGGTGTGGCCGGCGCCGAATGGAGCGTCAGCGGCAGCGTGGTGGATCTGGACGGTGACGGCCGCAATGAGCTGATGGTGATCAACTACGTCGACTTCACCCTGGACAATCATCGCGTCTGCCGCTCGGCGATGACCTCGCAGCAGGACTACTGCTCTCCTTCCGCCTACGATGGCGTGCCGGATCGCTTGTACCGGAATCTCGGTGATGGACGATTCGAAGACGTGTCCGAGGCGTCCGGGATTGCCGGCCAGGCCCGCCATGGCCTCGGCGTGATCGCCGCGGATTTCAACGACGATGGGCGCGTGGATCTCTACGTGGCCAACGACGGGGTGCCCAATGCGCTCTGGCTGAACCAGGGCGGCCTGCGCTTCGAGGATGACGCCTTCCTGGCCGGTGTGGCCGTCAACGCCGGTGGCCAGTCCGAAGCGGGCATGGGGGTCGACGCGGCGGATTTCGACGATTCCGGCGCCGAAGACCTGTTCCTGACCCATATGCGGATGGAAACCAACACCCTCTATCGCAACGACGGTCAGGGCTGGTTCACCGATCTGACCAATCGCCTCGGACTGGGCGTGCCGAGTCTGGGTTATACGGGTTTCGGAACGGCCTTTCTGGATGCCGATCTGGATGGCTGGTTGGACCTGGTCGTGGCCAATGGCGCGGTCGTGATCGAGGATGCCCTGGCCGAGGCCGGCGATCCCTTTCCCTATCACCAGGGCAACCAGGCCTTCCGCAATCGCGGTGGCAATGGCTTCGAGGAGGTCACGGCCGAATCGGGCAGCGCCCTGAATCGCTCCGAAGTCAGCCGCGGCCTGGCCGTCGGCGATCTGGATAACGACGGCGGGCTGGATCTGGTCATCGCCAACATCAATGCGCCGGCCCGCATTCTCAGGAACCTGAAGGACAGCGGTCACCACTGGCTCGGCCTCGAGCCCGTGAACGACTCGGGCGCGCGGCTGTTGCCCGAGGTCTGGCTGCTCGATGACGAAGGTGCTCGCCATCGCCACCGTCGCGCGCGCCGTGATGGCTCCTACGCCTCGGCGCGGGACCCGCGCCTGGTGATCGGCCTCGGCGAGCGGGCGTCGGCCGTCACGATTGAAATGGTCTGGCCGGACGGTCAGGCTGAACGATTCGAGGGCCTGGCGCCCGATCGATACCACCGCCTGGTCCGAGGTCAGGGTCAGACGGTGGATTCGCAAACACCGGAGGAATGA
- the neuC gene encoding UDP-N-acetylglucosamine 2-epimerase has translation MQSTTPPRRIAVVSSSRADFGHLFWILRELQSLDSVDLKIIATASHLAPGFGQTVDQFEAHGFELEACLENLLDSDSDVGMAKTIGLGVLGLADLLGRLRPDLLLLIADRYEMLAPASTALALRIPMAHIEGGEISEGAIDDAVRNALTKMSHLHFVSTEQARRRVIAMGEEAWRVRRAGAPSLDHLRRSQLSSRERLEQVLELDLNTPPVIVAHHPVTLMRDAAGEIDALFEALDTLDGPVVFCFPNADAGHQAIIERARAYCRRQPRARLNFNLDLFDFWGLLKQAEMMIGNSSSGIMETPSLELPFINIGPRQRGRERALNVIDVPGERDAILAAIDKARSPEFRNSLRGMSNPYGDGHAARRIAETLASCPLGDELLVKKAVDLK, from the coding sequence TTGCAATCCACGACCCCACCACGCCGCATCGCCGTCGTCAGCTCGTCACGCGCCGACTTCGGCCACCTGTTCTGGATCCTGCGCGAACTCCAGTCGCTGGACTCGGTCGATCTGAAGATCATCGCCACCGCCTCCCATCTGGCGCCCGGTTTCGGCCAGACCGTGGACCAGTTCGAAGCGCACGGCTTCGAGCTCGAAGCCTGCCTCGAGAACCTGCTCGATTCGGACAGCGACGTCGGCATGGCGAAGACCATCGGCCTGGGGGTGCTCGGCCTGGCCGACCTGCTCGGACGCCTGCGCCCCGATCTGCTGCTGCTGATCGCCGATCGCTACGAAATGCTGGCGCCAGCGTCCACTGCCCTGGCCCTCCGCATTCCCATGGCCCATATCGAGGGCGGCGAGATCAGCGAAGGCGCCATCGACGATGCGGTGCGCAACGCCCTGACCAAGATGAGCCATCTGCACTTCGTCTCCACCGAGCAGGCTCGGCGACGGGTGATCGCCATGGGCGAAGAGGCCTGGCGCGTCCGGCGCGCAGGCGCGCCCTCCCTGGATCATCTCCGGCGAAGCCAGCTCAGCTCGCGGGAGCGTCTGGAGCAGGTGCTCGAACTCGACCTGAACACGCCCCCGGTGATCGTTGCCCACCATCCCGTGACCCTGATGCGTGACGCCGCCGGGGAGATCGATGCCCTGTTCGAGGCCCTCGACACCCTCGATGGCCCCGTCGTGTTCTGTTTCCCGAACGCCGACGCGGGCCATCAGGCGATCATCGAGCGGGCACGTGCCTACTGCCGTCGCCAGCCCAGGGCTCGACTCAACTTCAACCTCGATCTGTTCGATTTCTGGGGCCTGCTGAAACAGGCCGAGATGATGATCGGCAACTCCTCCAGCGGCATCATGGAAACGCCTTCCCTGGAACTGCCCTTCATCAACATCGGCCCGCGCCAGCGCGGCCGGGAACGCGCGCTGAACGTCATCGATGTTCCCGGCGAACGCGACGCCATCCTCGCCGCGATCGACAAGGCGCGAAGCCCGGAATTCCGGAATTCACTGCGAGGGATGAGCAACCCCTATGGTGATGGTCACGCCGCCCGAAGGATCGCCGAGACCCTGGCCAGCTGCCCGCTCGGAGACGAGTTGCTGGTCAAGAAGGCCGTGGACCTGAAGTGA
- a CDS encoding CRTAC1 family protein, with protein sequence MSQHDRNEAFEDELDADDSIIARALKISLSLILLLALVVAAVLVWRHLSGPEPEPVEEAEAVDLEALLAPEAGPRAPAARFVDRTAEAGIDYLHVNGAFGERLLPETMGGGVAVIDHDGDGDQDLLFVSGRSWPFDPEPPLEAASSLRLYANDGEGGFEEVTEAVGLAGERFYGMGVAVGDVDGDGRVDVFVTAVGPNRFYLNRPEGFVEVAESAGVDGGANDWSTGAAFFDADGDGDLDLWVTNYVQWSREIDLAVDYRLTGIGRAYGPPSNFAGTHSRLYLNQGEGRFEDVTESAGLIITHPTTGEPIGKGLAVMPVDVDRDGLLDVIVANDTVRNFAFRNLGGGRFEELGTEWGLGFDRNGMATGAMGIDAGPALGDDRLAVAIGNFANEMSSLYLSQADPSQFADQSIAQGVGAATRLALTFGVGFIDYDNDGRLDYAQANGHVENEINRVQASQHYRQPGQLFWNCGADCSQTFQPLEASRIGDLAEPIVGRGLAWGDFDQDGRIDLVLTQIGGAPLLLFNETDTDHHWLGLELIGRAPNTSAIGAEVRIEVAGRELRRRIMPARSYLSSVALPLTIGLGAADRVERLSIRWPDGELQQIERPTVDQRLRITQP encoded by the coding sequence ATGAGCCAGCATGACCGTAACGAGGCCTTCGAAGACGAGCTGGATGCCGACGATTCGATCATCGCGCGCGCCCTGAAGATCTCCCTGTCCTTGATCCTGCTGCTGGCGCTGGTCGTCGCGGCGGTGCTGGTCTGGCGCCACCTCTCCGGTCCCGAACCGGAGCCCGTCGAAGAAGCCGAGGCGGTGGACCTGGAGGCCTTGCTGGCGCCCGAGGCCGGACCCCGGGCGCCGGCGGCCCGCTTCGTGGATCGAACGGCCGAGGCGGGTATCGACTACCTGCACGTCAACGGGGCCTTCGGTGAACGCCTGCTGCCCGAGACCATGGGCGGCGGTGTGGCAGTGATCGACCATGACGGAGACGGTGATCAGGACCTGTTGTTCGTCAGCGGCCGCTCCTGGCCCTTCGATCCCGAGCCCCCGCTCGAAGCGGCTTCGTCCCTGCGTCTCTATGCCAATGACGGTGAGGGCGGGTTCGAGGAAGTGACCGAGGCGGTCGGTCTGGCCGGCGAGCGCTTCTACGGGATGGGCGTGGCCGTGGGTGACGTCGACGGCGATGGCCGCGTCGATGTGTTCGTCACGGCGGTCGGCCCCAATCGCTTCTATCTGAATCGGCCGGAGGGTTTCGTCGAGGTCGCGGAGTCGGCCGGCGTGGACGGCGGCGCGAACGACTGGTCGACGGGCGCGGCCTTCTTCGATGCGGACGGCGATGGCGATCTGGATCTCTGGGTCACCAACTATGTGCAATGGTCACGCGAGATCGATCTGGCCGTGGACTATCGACTGACGGGCATCGGCCGCGCCTACGGGCCGCCGAGCAATTTCGCCGGCACGCACAGTCGTCTCTATCTCAATCAGGGCGAGGGGCGCTTCGAGGACGTCACCGAGTCGGCCGGTCTGATCATCACCCACCCGACCACCGGCGAGCCGATCGGCAAGGGCCTGGCTGTGATGCCCGTCGATGTCGACCGCGATGGCCTGCTCGACGTCATCGTGGCCAACGACACGGTGCGGAACTTCGCCTTCCGCAACCTCGGCGGGGGTCGCTTCGAGGAGCTGGGCACCGAGTGGGGCCTGGGCTTCGATCGCAACGGCATGGCCACCGGCGCCATGGGCATCGATGCCGGGCCGGCGCTGGGGGATGACCGTCTCGCCGTCGCGATCGGCAACTTCGCCAATGAAATGAGTTCGCTCTATCTGTCCCAGGCCGACCCCTCGCAGTTCGCGGATCAGTCGATCGCGCAAGGGGTGGGTGCGGCCACCCGCCTGGCCCTGACCTTCGGGGTGGGCTTCATCGACTACGACAATGACGGCCGGCTCGACTATGCCCAGGCCAACGGCCACGTCGAAAACGAGATCAACCGGGTTCAGGCCTCCCAGCATTATCGCCAGCCCGGTCAGTTGTTCTGGAACTGCGGCGCCGACTGCAGCCAGACCTTCCAGCCGCTCGAGGCCTCGCGAATCGGGGACCTGGCCGAGCCGATCGTCGGCCGTGGCCTGGCCTGGGGCGATTTCGATCAGGATGGCCGCATCGATCTGGTGCTGACGCAGATCGGCGGGGCGCCGCTGCTGCTGTTCAACGAGACCGACACCGATCACCACTGGCTCGGCCTGGAACTGATCGGTCGGGCACCGAACACCTCGGCGATCGGTGCCGAAGTGCGCATCGAGGTGGCTGGCCGCGAACTGCGCCGCCGGATCATGCCGGCGAGAAGCTATCTGTCCTCGGTGGCCTTGCCCCTGACGATCGGCCTGGGGGCGGCGGATCGCGTCGAGCGACTGAGCATCCGCTGGCCGGACGGTGAGCTGCAGCAGATCGAGCGCCCTACCGTTGATCAGCGCCTGCGCATCACTCAGCCCTGA